AACATCATGGAGTTCTGCAAGGCGTTCAACGCCCAGACCCAGAAGGAAGAGAAGAACACCCCGATCCCGGTGATCATCACCATTTACGCGGACCGTTCCTTCACCTTCGAGATGAAGACGCCGCCGATGTCCTACTTCCTCAAGCAGGCCGCCAAGATCCAGTCCGGCTCGAAGGCGCCGGGCCGTGACAAGGCCGGCAAGGTGACCAAGGCGCAAGTGCGCGAGATCGCCGAGAAGAAGATGAAGGACTTGAATTGCGACACCATCGAATCGGCCATGAAGATGGTCGAGGGCTCCGCCCGTTCGATGGGTCTGGAAGTTGCGGGGTAAGCGGTCATGGCAATCGGAAAGCGTTTGAACAAAGCCCGCGAAGGCATTGACCGCGAAAAGCTTTACCCGCTCGCGGACGCCATCAAGATGGTCAAGGAGCGCGCGAAAGCGAAGTTCGACGAGACCATCGAGGTTTCGATCAATCTCGGCGTCGATCCGCGTCACGCCGACCAGATGGTCCGCGGCGTCGTGACCCTGCCGAACGGCACCGGCCGTACGCTCCGCGTCGGCGTGTTCGCCCGCGGCGCCAAGGCTGACGAAGCCAAGGCCGCCGGTGCCGACGTCGTCGGCGCCGAGGACCTGGTCGAGAAGGTGCAGAACGGCTCGATCGATTTCGACCGCTGCATCGCCACCCCCGACATGATGCCGCTGGTCGGCCGTCTCGGTAAGGTGCTGGGCCCGCGCGGCCTGATGCCGAACCCGAAGATCGGCACCGTGACCATGGACGTCACCGGTGCGGTGAAGGGCGCCAAGGGCGGCTCGGTCGAGTTCCGTGTCGAGAAGGCCGGCATCCTGCAGGCCGGCGTCGGCAAGGCCTCGTTCTCCGAGGAGAAGCTGGTCGAGAACATCAAGGCTCTGGCCGATGCCGTCTCGAAGGCGAAGCCGGCCGGCTCCAAGGGCACCTACATCCAGCGCGTTGCGGTGTCCTCGACGATGGGCCCGGGTGTGAAGGTTGAGCCGGGCACCATTCTCGGCTGAGGTTTGGAAATTGCATGAGGCGAGGGGCGGAATTGGGCAACCGATTCCGCCCCTTTCGTTTGTCTGCGGGATTCACCGGAAACAAGAACAATGGCTGACAAGGTCCTGATCTATTCGCGCTTTCCCAAGACGATGATGGCGCGCTTCGCCGAGCGGTTCGAGCTGCTCGACACCGGTGGCAAGCCCGCGCACGAGGTGTTTCCGGCCGGCGAGCTCGGCGACATCCGCGCGATGCTGACCGCGGGCGGCTCGCCGCTCGGCGCGGAGGCGATGGACCTGTTTCCGGAGCTCGGCACCATCGTCTGCTATGGCACCGGCTATGACGGCGTCGATCTGAAGGCCGCCGCCGCCCGCAACATCGCGGTCGGTCACAGCCCGGGCGCAAACGCCGCCTCGGTCGCCGACATCGCGATGACCCTGATGCTGGCGACGACGCGGCGGATTTTGGTGGCCGACCAATATGTCCGCAGCGGCGACTGGGCCGCGTCGAAGCAGTCGCCGATGATGCGGCCTCAGGCCGGCATGCCCGGCCGCCGCATCGGCGTCTACGGCATGGGCGAGATCGGCCGCAAGATCGCCGCACGCTGCGCCGCCTTCGAGAGCGAGGTCGGCTATTTCAGTCGCACCAAGTACGATCTGCCGTATCAGTATTTCCCGTCGCTGGAGGCGCTGGCCGACTGGTGCAGCGTGCTGATGATCGCGGTCCGGGCGGGGGCCGAGACCCAGCACGTCGTCAATGCCGATATCCTGAAGCGCCTCGGCGCGGACGGCTATGTCGTCAATATTTCCCGCGGCTCTGTGATCGACGAGAAGGCCCTGGTCGCGGCGCTCACCGACAAGACCATTGCCGGCGCCGGCCTCGACGTCTTCGAGAAGGAACCGCACGCCCCCGACGCGCTGACCGCGCTGCCCAACGTCGTGTTCGCCCCGCATATCGGCGGCCATACCCTGGACTCGCATGTCGCCATGCAGAACTGCGTGCTGGCAAACCTCACCGCGTTTTTCGCTGGCGAGCCGCTGCCTTACGCGGTCAAATCGGCCTGAATCGGCCCTTATCGGCCCGTCTCAGGCCCGGCCGGCATCAGATTGGAACTGGTGTGAATTTTGCTCTTGGCAAGCGGGCAGAGAGCGGTTAAAGAACCGCCTCCGGACGTGCCGGCCTCGGCTGGCGCGTTCGTGCACGCATTCCGAAAACCCGACACGGCAGGAGATCATTCCTTTTCAGGACGTCCGCGAGGATTTGCCCGAAAAGGAAGGAAAAACTGTCGGCCGGTAGGGGTGCGGGCAGAGGTCGGGCGGTTCGCCGGCTGACCTTGTCCTGTCCAAGACTGCAGGCGCCCGCGGGGAGTTTCGATTTCTCAACGGCTTAATCGCATGGCCTGCATAGACGGGTGAAGACCGGATTTCACTTCGCACCCAGCTTTAAGGGCTGGCTTCGCGAAACGGGTCTGGTTCGGACCTCGACACGCCGTGGACCTCTAAGGGGTTCCCGGAGGGCAGGCTTTGAATCGTCGTCGTGCCCGGCGTGTCCTGGGGGATTTGGCCCCGAGGTTCAGGTTTGGGTGGGACGATGGGTGCAACCCGGCGGTCCCGCTTCTCGCGATGACCGCCAACCGGAGAGAGCTTGCTGTGGAACGAGCGGCAAAAAAGGAAGCGGTCGAACAGCTCAATGAGGTCTTCAAGACCACGAGCGTCGCGGTCGTTGCTCAATATTCCGGCCTCACCGTCGCCCAGATGCAGAAGCTGCGCCAGCAGATGAAGCAGGCGGGCGCTGCGGTGAAGGTCTCGAAGAACCGTCTCGCCAAAATTGCTCTTGAAGGCACTGACGTCGTTGCCATCGGCCCCATGCTGAAGGGACCGACCGTGATCGCCACTTCGAACGATCCGGTAGCGGCGCCAAAGGTCGCCATCGAATTCGCCAAGGCGAACGAAAAGTTCGTCATCGTCGGCGGATCGATGGGGAAGACCGTCCTGAATGTCGACGGCGTGAAGGCGCTTGCCTCGCTGCCGTCGCTTGACGAACTGCGCGGCAAGATCGTCGGCCTCATCGTGGCCCCGGCGACCAAGCTGGCTCAGCTCGCCAACGCGCCCGCGGGCAAGCTCGCGCGCGTCATCCAGGCTCATGCCTCAAAGGGCGAAGCGGCCTGACGCCCTTCGCAAAACTCAAACCCGAACCAGACATACACGTAAGGAAACTGAACAATGGCTGACTTGCAGAAGATCGTTGACGACCTCTCGAGCCTCACCGTGCTCGAAGCCGCTGAACTGGCGAAGCTCCTCGAAGAGAAGTGGGGCGTTTCGGCTGCCGCGGCTGTCGCCGTGGCCGGCCCGGCTGGTGGTGGCGCTGCCGCCGCTCCGGCGGAAGAGAAGACCGAGTTCACGGTCGTTCTCGCCTCTGCCGGCGAGAAGAAGATCGAGGTCATCAAGGAAGTCCGCGCCATCACCGGTCTCGGCCTCAAGGAAGCAAAGGACCTCGTCGAGGGTGCTCCGAAGCCGCTGAAGGAAGGCGTGAACAAGGAAGAAGCCGAGAAGATCAAGGCCCAGATCGAGAAGGCTGGCGCCAAGGTCGAGCTGAAGTAACGCAAGTTACTTCAGCGAAATCCCGGGCTCGCGAAGCGAGACCCGGGATCGTCCCAAGATCGTGGATGGCCGGGTCAAGCCCGGCCATGACGATCGGAAAGACCGAGGCCGGATGCAAAAGGCGTGCGACGGAACGACCCGACGCAGGCCGAACACGAAAAAGTGTGGGGATTTGAGGGTTTGACCCTCGAATCTGCACTATTGTCGCCCCATATCGGGTCGACAGCACGAAAGCACGGTGGGCAGGGATGCCGGATTTCCCTGTAAGCCGTTGGGAGAGCAGGCTATTTCGGGCTTTTGCAGTCCGTGAAGACGATCGTTGTGACGGGCGGGCGCGCAGCAGCGCCCCGCGCGTCGTTTTGCGTTTTGAAGGTCTGAAGAACAGATTCAGGACATTCCCGCCTGAAACTGAGTTTCCGGCCCCCAAAGCGGGTTCGAAAAATTCAACCCGGAGAGCGGTGGCAGCCGCGTTCCGGACGGCGCGCCCAGAGCGGGCGACGAAATGAGAGGCCACGATGGCGCAGCAGACATTCACCGGTCGCAAACGCGTTCGCAAGTTCTTCGGACACATCAAGGAAGTCGCCGAGATGCCGAACCTCATCGAGGTTCAGAAGGCGTCCTATGACCAGTTCCTGATGGTCGACGAGCCCACCGGCGGCCGTCTCGACGAGGGTCTGCAGGCGGTGTTCCGCTCGGTGTTCCCGATCTCCGACTTTTCGGGCACCTCGATGCTGGAATTCGTCCGCTACGAGTTCGAGCAGCCGAAATACGACGTCGACGAGTGCCGCCAGCGCGGCATGACCTTCGCGGCTCCCCTCAAGGTGACGCTGCGCCTCATCGTGTTCGATATCGACGAGGAAACCGGCGCGAAGTCGGTCAAGGACATCAAGGAGCAGGACGTCTACATGGGCGACATCCCGCTCATGACGATGAACGGCACCTTCATCGTCAATGGCACCGAGCGCGTCATCGTCTCGCAGATGCACCGTTCGCCCGGCGTGTTCTTCGACCACGACAAGGGCAAGACCCATTCCTCGGGCAAGCTGCTGTTCGCTGCCCGCGTGATCCCGTATCGCGGCTCCTGGCTCGACATCGAGTTCGACGCCAAGGACATCGTCTATGCGCGTATCGACCGTCGCCGCAAGATTCCGGTGACGTCGCTGATGTTCGCGCTCGGCCTCGATGGCGAAGCGATCCTGTCCACGTTCTACAAGAAGATCCTCTACAAGCGGACCAAGGAAGGCTGGCGCGTTCCGTTCGACGCCAACCGTTTCCGCGGCTACTCGACCGTCAACGACCTGATCGACGCCGACACCGGCAAGGTCGTGCTCGAGGCCGGCAAGAAGCTCACCGTCCGTGCCGCCCGCCAGCTCCAGGAGAAGGGGCTGAAGGCGCTGCGCATGGCCGATGAGGAGCTGGTCGGCAACTACGTCGCCGAGGACCTCGTCAATCCGAAGACGGGTGAGATCCATGCTGAGGCCGGTGAGGAAATCACCGACAAGCTGATGAAGGCGCTCAACGAGCAGGGCTACAAGGAGCTGCCGCTGCTCGACATCGACCACGTCAATGTCGGCCCCTACATCCGCAACACGCTCTCGGCCGACAAGAACATGACGCGCGAGGACGCGCTGTTCGACATCTACCGCGTGATGCGTCCGGGCGAGCCGCCGACGCTGGAATCGGCGCAGGCCATGTTCCAGTCGCTGTTCTTCGACGCCGAGCGCTACGACCTCTCCGCGGTCGGCCGCGTCAAGATGAACATGCGCCTCGACCTCGATGCGCCGGACACCCAGCGCACGCTGCGCAAGGAAGACATCCTCTCGGTCATCAAGACCCTGGTGGACCTGCGCGACGGCAAGGGCGAGATCGACGACATCGACCATCTCGGCAACCGCCGTGTGCGCTCGGTCGGCGAGCTCATGGAGAACCAGTACCGCATCGGCCTGCTCCGCATGGAGCGCGCGATCAAGGAGCGCATGTCCTCGGTCGACATCGACACGGTCATGCCGCAGGACCTGATCAACGCGAAGCCCGCGGCTGCCGCCGTGCGCGAGTTCTTCGGCTCCTCGCAGCTCTCGCAGTTCATGGACCAGACCAACCCGCTCTCGGAGATCACCCACAAGCGTCGTCTCTCGGCGCTTGGACCGGGCGGTCTGACCCGCGAGCGCGCCGGCTTCGAAGTCCGCGACGTGCATCCGACCCATTACGGCCGTATCTGCCCGATCGAGACGCCGGAAGGTCCGAACATCGGCCTGATCAACTCGCTCGCGACCTTCGCGCGCGTGAACAAGTACGGCTTCGTCGAGACGCCTTACCGCAAGGTCAAGGACGGCCGCGTCACCGACGAGGTCGTGTACCTCTCGGCGATGGAAGAGGGCCGCTACACGGTCGCGCAGGCCAACGTGCCGCTCGACCCGAAGGGCCGCTTCACCGAAGACCTCGTGGTCTGCCGTCACGCCGGCGAAGTTCTGCCGGTGACGCCGGACAAGGTCGACTACATGGACGTGTCGCCGAAGCAGCTCGTTTCGGTCGCCGCGGCGCTGATCCCGTTCCTCGAGAACGACGACGCCAACCGCGCGCTGATGGGCTCGAACATGCAGCGCCAGGCGGTGCCGCTGGTTCGCGCCGAGGCGCCGTTCGTCGGCACCGGCATGGAAGGCGTGGTTGCGCGTGACTCGGGTGCCGCGATCGCGGCACGCCGTTCCGGCGTGATCGACCAGATCGACGCCACCCGCGTCGTCATCCGCGCCACGGAAGATCTCGATCCGACCAAGTCGGGCGTCGATATCTACCGCCTGATGAAGTACCAGCGCTCCAACCAGTCGACCTGCATCAACCAGCGTCCGCTGGTGAAGGTCGGCGACATCGTCAAGAAGGGCGACATCATCGCCGACGGTCCGTCGACCGATCTCGGCGAGCTCGCGCTCGGCCGGAACGTGCTCGTCGCGTTCATGCCGTGGAACGGTTACAACTTCGAAGACTCGATCCTGCTCTCCGAGCGGATCGTGAAGGAAGACGTCTTCACCTCGATCCACATCGAGGAGTTCGAGGTGATGGCGCGCGACACCAAGCTCGGGCCTGAGGAAATCACCCGCGACATTCCGAACGTCTCGGAAGAAGCGCTGAAGAACCTCGACGAAGCCGGTATCGTCTACATCGGCGCGGAAGTGCGCGCCGGCGACATCCTGGTCGGCAAGATCACGCCGAAGGGCGAAAGCCCGATGACGCCGGAAGAAAAGCTGCTGCGCGCCATCTTCGGCGAGAAGGCCTCCGACGTCCGCGACACCTCGCTGCGCGTTCCTCCGGGCGTGCAGGGCACGATCGTGGAAGTGCGCGTGTTCAACCGTCACGGCGTCGACAAGGACGAGCGTGCGCTGGCGATCGAGCGGGAAGAGATCGAGCGTCTGGCCAAGGACCGCGACGACGAGCAGGCGATCCTGGACCGCAACGTCTACAACCGTCTTGCCGAGCTGCTCGAGGGGCGGCAGGGCATTGCCGGTCCGAAGGGCTTCAAGAAGGACACCAAGATCACCCGCGCGGTGCTCGAGGAGTACCCGAAGTCGCAGTGGTGGCTGTTCGCTTCGCCCAACGACAAGCTGATGGCCGAGATCGAGGCCATGCGGAAGCAGTACGACGAGTCGAAGAAGGGGCTTGAACAGCGCTTCCTCGACAAGGTCGAGAAGCTCCAGCGCGGTGACGAATTGCCGCCCGGCGTGATGAAGATGGTCAAGGTCTTCGTCGCGGTGAAGCGCAAGATCCAGCCCGGCGACAAGATGGCCGGCCGCCACGGCAATAAGGGCGTGGTGTCGAAGATCGTGCCGATCGAGGACATGCCGTTCCTCGAAGACGGTACGCATGCCGACATCGTGCTCAACCCGCTGGGCGTGCCCTCGCGCATGAACGTCGGACAGATCCTCGAGACCCATCTCGGCTGGGCCTGCGCCGGCCTCGGCAAGCGTATCGGCCAGACGGTCGATGCCTATCTGTCGAAGCAGGACATCAAGCCGCTGAAGGAAACCTTGAAGAAGGTCTACGGCGAGGATGAGACCATCAAGACGCTCAACGACAACGAGCTGCTTGAGCTTGGCCACAACCTCAGCCGCGGCGTGCCGATCGCAACCCCGGTGTTCGACGGCGCCAAGGAAGCCGACATCGAGGAGATGCTGAAGCTCGCCGGTCTGGACGCTTCGGGTCAGTCGACCGTCTATGACGGCCGCACCGGCGATGCCTTCGATCGCAAGGTGACGGTGGGCTACATCTACATGCTCAAGCTGCACCATCTGGTCGACGACAAGATCCATGCGCGTTCGATCGGTCCGTACTCGCTCGTCACCCAGCAGCCGCTGGGCGGCAAGGCGCAGTTCGGTGGCCAGCGCTTCGGCGAAATGGAGGTGTGGGCGCTCGAGGCTTACGGCGCGGCGTACACGCTCCAGGAGATGCTGACGGTGAAGTCGGACGACGTCGCCGGCCGCACCAAGGTGTACGAGGCGATCGTGCGCGGCGACGACACGTTCGAGGCCGGTATTCCGGAATCGTTCAACGTGCTGGTCAAGGAAATGCGCTCGCTCGGCCTCAACGTCGACCTGCACAACTCCAAGATGGGACCGGCGCCGACGTCGGAAGCGGCCGAGTAATTCGACCTTTCATGCCCGGCCGTTGACGGCCGGGCATCGGCGCCCGGCCTGAGGCCTTGAGGGCAGGGCGCCCTGCTCGAGTGATTTTCGAATTTGCGGCCGGAGGCGACCGGCACGCGAGGAGAAGACGATGAACCAAGAAATTATGAATCTCTTCAACCCGACGACGCCGGCTCAGGTCTTCGACCAGATCCGGATCTCGATCGCGTCTCCAGAGAAGATTCTGTCCTGGTCCTACGGCGAGATCAAGAAGCCGGAGACCATCAACTACCGTACCTTCAAGCCCGAGCGCGACGGCCTGTTCTGCGCCCGCATCTTCGGGCCGATCAAGGACTACGAGTGCTTGTGCGGCAAGTACAAGCGCATGAAGTACAAGGGCATCATCTGCGAGAAGTGCTCGGTCGAGGTCACGCTGTCGCGCGTCCGGCGCGAGCGCATGGGCCATATCGAGCTCGCCGCGCCCGTCGCCCACATCTGGTTCCTGAAGTCGTTGCCCTCGCGCATCGGCCTTCTGCTGGACATGACGCTGAAGGATCTCGAGCGGATCCTCTACTTCGAATACTACGTCGTGCTCGAGCCGGGTCTCACCGCGCTCAAGGACCGTCAGCTGCTGTCGGAAGACGAGTATCTGAAGGC
This is a stretch of genomic DNA from Bradyrhizobium sp. CB2312. It encodes these proteins:
- the rplK gene encoding 50S ribosomal protein L11 — protein: MAKKVTGYLKLQVPAGAANPSPPIGPALGQRGLNIMEFCKAFNAQTQKEEKNTPIPVIITIYADRSFTFEMKTPPMSYFLKQAAKIQSGSKAPGRDKAGKVTKAQVREIAEKKMKDLNCDTIESAMKMVEGSARSMGLEVAG
- the rplA gene encoding 50S ribosomal protein L1, which gives rise to MAIGKRLNKAREGIDREKLYPLADAIKMVKERAKAKFDETIEVSINLGVDPRHADQMVRGVVTLPNGTGRTLRVGVFARGAKADEAKAAGADVVGAEDLVEKVQNGSIDFDRCIATPDMMPLVGRLGKVLGPRGLMPNPKIGTVTMDVTGAVKGAKGGSVEFRVEKAGILQAGVGKASFSEEKLVENIKALADAVSKAKPAGSKGTYIQRVAVSSTMGPGVKVEPGTILG
- a CDS encoding 2-hydroxyacid dehydrogenase; translation: MADKVLIYSRFPKTMMARFAERFELLDTGGKPAHEVFPAGELGDIRAMLTAGGSPLGAEAMDLFPELGTIVCYGTGYDGVDLKAAAARNIAVGHSPGANAASVADIAMTLMLATTRRILVADQYVRSGDWAASKQSPMMRPQAGMPGRRIGVYGMGEIGRKIAARCAAFESEVGYFSRTKYDLPYQYFPSLEALADWCSVLMIAVRAGAETQHVVNADILKRLGADGYVVNISRGSVIDEKALVAALTDKTIAGAGLDVFEKEPHAPDALTALPNVVFAPHIGGHTLDSHVAMQNCVLANLTAFFAGEPLPYAVKSA
- the rplJ gene encoding 50S ribosomal protein L10, producing MERAAKKEAVEQLNEVFKTTSVAVVAQYSGLTVAQMQKLRQQMKQAGAAVKVSKNRLAKIALEGTDVVAIGPMLKGPTVIATSNDPVAAPKVAIEFAKANEKFVIVGGSMGKTVLNVDGVKALASLPSLDELRGKIVGLIVAPATKLAQLANAPAGKLARVIQAHASKGEAA
- the rplL gene encoding 50S ribosomal protein L7/L12 → MADLQKIVDDLSSLTVLEAAELAKLLEEKWGVSAAAAVAVAGPAGGGAAAAPAEEKTEFTVVLASAGEKKIEVIKEVRAITGLGLKEAKDLVEGAPKPLKEGVNKEEAEKIKAQIEKAGAKVELK
- the rpoB gene encoding DNA-directed RNA polymerase subunit beta, with the translated sequence MAQQTFTGRKRVRKFFGHIKEVAEMPNLIEVQKASYDQFLMVDEPTGGRLDEGLQAVFRSVFPISDFSGTSMLEFVRYEFEQPKYDVDECRQRGMTFAAPLKVTLRLIVFDIDEETGAKSVKDIKEQDVYMGDIPLMTMNGTFIVNGTERVIVSQMHRSPGVFFDHDKGKTHSSGKLLFAARVIPYRGSWLDIEFDAKDIVYARIDRRRKIPVTSLMFALGLDGEAILSTFYKKILYKRTKEGWRVPFDANRFRGYSTVNDLIDADTGKVVLEAGKKLTVRAARQLQEKGLKALRMADEELVGNYVAEDLVNPKTGEIHAEAGEEITDKLMKALNEQGYKELPLLDIDHVNVGPYIRNTLSADKNMTREDALFDIYRVMRPGEPPTLESAQAMFQSLFFDAERYDLSAVGRVKMNMRLDLDAPDTQRTLRKEDILSVIKTLVDLRDGKGEIDDIDHLGNRRVRSVGELMENQYRIGLLRMERAIKERMSSVDIDTVMPQDLINAKPAAAAVREFFGSSQLSQFMDQTNPLSEITHKRRLSALGPGGLTRERAGFEVRDVHPTHYGRICPIETPEGPNIGLINSLATFARVNKYGFVETPYRKVKDGRVTDEVVYLSAMEEGRYTVAQANVPLDPKGRFTEDLVVCRHAGEVLPVTPDKVDYMDVSPKQLVSVAAALIPFLENDDANRALMGSNMQRQAVPLVRAEAPFVGTGMEGVVARDSGAAIAARRSGVIDQIDATRVVIRATEDLDPTKSGVDIYRLMKYQRSNQSTCINQRPLVKVGDIVKKGDIIADGPSTDLGELALGRNVLVAFMPWNGYNFEDSILLSERIVKEDVFTSIHIEEFEVMARDTKLGPEEITRDIPNVSEEALKNLDEAGIVYIGAEVRAGDILVGKITPKGESPMTPEEKLLRAIFGEKASDVRDTSLRVPPGVQGTIVEVRVFNRHGVDKDERALAIEREEIERLAKDRDDEQAILDRNVYNRLAELLEGRQGIAGPKGFKKDTKITRAVLEEYPKSQWWLFASPNDKLMAEIEAMRKQYDESKKGLEQRFLDKVEKLQRGDELPPGVMKMVKVFVAVKRKIQPGDKMAGRHGNKGVVSKIVPIEDMPFLEDGTHADIVLNPLGVPSRMNVGQILETHLGWACAGLGKRIGQTVDAYLSKQDIKPLKETLKKVYGEDETIKTLNDNELLELGHNLSRGVPIATPVFDGAKEADIEEMLKLAGLDASGQSTVYDGRTGDAFDRKVTVGYIYMLKLHHLVDDKIHARSIGPYSLVTQQPLGGKAQFGGQRFGEMEVWALEAYGAAYTLQEMLTVKSDDVAGRTKVYEAIVRGDDTFEAGIPESFNVLVKEMRSLGLNVDLHNSKMGPAPTSEAAE